CCGTCGGGATCCTCGGCGAACCCTGCCTCCGTGTAGAACCGGCGGGGGAGGGCGGGCTTGGCATGGCCGCGGGCTGCCCGCACCGGATCGGGCTGCTCGCCGTCGCCCGGTCGCCCGAGCCAGTCAGTCGTCTCATCGCTCATGACCGCGAGATAGGCGTTCTCCGGCCGCCGCGCGAGCCTCCCGTGTCACCGCACCACTTCGGTCCCGCCGAGAAGCCGCTCCTCGAGCGCAGCGGCGCTGGGAACCACCGTCACGGCACCGGCCCCGTAGAGCGCCTCGGGCGGGTGGTAGCCCCAGGCCACCCCCACCGAGGTAGCGCCGGCCGCGACGCCCATGGCGATGTCGAAGGTCGTATCGCCGACCATCACGGTCGCCCCCGGCTCGCTGCCGGCCTCGTCCATGGCCTGACGCAGCATGGTGGGATCCGGCTTGGACGGCGCGTCGTCGGCGCTCTGCGTGGTGGCGAACCAGTCCGTCCAGCCGTAATGCGCGATCAGCCGGTCGACACCCCGCCGCGACTTGCCGGTGGCTAGGCCGATCAGCACGTCCTCCCGGGCATGCAGCGTGGCGAGAAGCTCGGCCATGCCGGGGAAGAGGGGCTCCTCGTGCGCCGGATCGAGCCGCAGGCGGTTGTAGGCCTGCTTGTAGCTCTCGGAGAGTTCCGCGATCGGGCCGTCCTCGCCGACAAGGCGACGGAAGGCCTGCGGCAGGGAGAGGCCGACCACCGACAGCGCCTCCCGCCGCTCCGGGGGCCGCAGGCCGTTCTCCGCGAAGGCGACCCCCTGTGCCGCCACGATGAGATGCTGGCTGTCGACAAGGGTGCCGTCGACGTCGAAGACGACGAGCCTCATCGCGGGCGGTGCGCCAACCCGCATCCCCGTCGTGCGGCCACGCGGGTGTCGGGGCGCCTCACGGCTTCCGGCCCGGCTGCGTCGGCTGGCCGACGGCGGCCGGCTGGCCGGCTTGGCTGCGGGTCCGCTCGTAGCCGAGCCGGCAGCGGATCAGGAAGCGCCGCCGCTTGCCCCCGCGCAGGCCGCGCTGATGGGAGGCCCGGTTGCAAGCCGCGTAGGACCGCCGCCGGCGCTCGGCGCGGCCGCTCGCGGCGGCCCTGGGCGCAGCCTGGGTCGGCGCCGTCGCTTCGCCGGGTGTGCCGGCCGGCTGCGGCGACCCGGCTTCGGCGGGTGCCGCCGGATGCGCGGGCGCGGCCGGTTTCGGAGCGTCACCCGGCGCGGCATGCGCGGACGGCCCGATGAGGCACAGGGCGGCGAGGCAGGCCAGCATCGCGAGCTTCATGCGTCAGGATCTCGAACCGTCCGGAATCGCCCTTCGGGGTGGGAAGGGTGCAGGGCAGCATATGAGGCGCCGCAACCGGTTGCCAAGGCGTGTAGGACGCCAGACCCTTGGATCCGGGGAAACACCTCGTTAAGACACCGCGCCGCGACGGTCGGCGCTGACGTGAATTTGACGGAGTTCGGTTCTGGGCATGAACCTCGTGCTGCTTCCCGGTTTCATGACCGGCCCGGAACTATGGACCGACATGGCCCCGCGGCTCGCGCCGGTCGGTCCCATCACGCATGGCGATCTCACGCAGGACGCCACGATCCACGATATGGCGCTCCGCGTCCTGGCAGACGCCCCGGACCGGTTCGCCCTCGTGGGCTTCTCGATGGGCGGCTACGTGGCCCGGGCCGTCACAGTCCACGCGCCGGAGCGCGTGCAGGCCCTCGTCCTGATCGCGACCTCGGCGCGGGCCGACACCCGCGCGCAGGCGGCGCGGAAGGCGATCGCCGTCACCCATGTCCGCGAGCAGGGTTTCGGCGGCCTCAGCCGGGGCGCGATCGTCCAGTCGGTGCATCCGGACCGGGCCGGCGACGCGGCTCTCCTCGCGCGCATCCGGCACATGGGCGACGAACTCGGCGGTGAGGTCTTCCTGCGTCAGGCCGGAGAGGCACGCACCGGCGACCTCGACCGGCTCGGCGCGATCCGGTGCCCGACTCTGGTGGTTGCCGCGGCGCAGGACGCCCTGCGCAGCGTCGACGAGGCGCGGGAGATCTGGGATCGCATCCCGGGCGCGACCCTGACGGTGATCGACGGGTCGGGCCACATGCTGCCGCTTGAAGCCCCCGACGCCCTCGCCGACGCGATCGTGCCCTGGCTCCTGGCTCAGGCTTCGGGCGCCTCGACAATCGGGTCGTAGCGGGCGGCGTCGAAGCCCAGAAGGTTCCAGCTCTGGGCCATGTGGGGCGGGAGCGGCGCGCTCACGTCGACCGGCTTGCCGGTGCGCGGATGCGGGATGACGATCCGCCGGGCGAGGAGGTGGAGGCGGTTCTGGATGCCGCCCGGCAGCTCCCAGTTCTCGACAGAGAAGTATTTCGGGTCGCCCACGATCGGGTGGCCGATATGGGCCGCGTGGGCGCGCAGCTGGTGCGTGCGGCCGGTGACCGGCTTGAACGACAGCCAGGACAGCTTCTGGGCGGCCTGATCGACCATGGCGTAGTAGGTCAGCGCGTGGCTCGCGCCCTCGTCGCCGTGCTTGGCGACCCGCATCCGCGCGTCGGCGTCGGTGGGCTCCTCCTTGGCGAGGTAGGTGGAGACGCGTCCCTGCCGGACCCGCGGCACGCCCGCGGTGAGCGCCCAGTAGATCTTCCGCGCCGCCCGCGACCGGAAGCTCTTGGCCAGCGTCGCGGCGGCGAGCCGGGTCTTGGCGATGATCAGGCAGCCGGCCGTGTCCTTGTCCAGCCGGTGGACGAGGCGCGGCTTCTGGCCGTCCGGACCCGTGAGGGCGGCGAGCAGGCCGTCGACGTGCCGGACCGTCCCCGACCCGCCCTGGACCGCGAGGCCGAAGGGCTTGTTGAGGATCATCATGTCGGCGTCCTCGTAGAGGATCAGCGACCGGATGAAGGCGGCGTCGTCCTGCTCCCGGGCGGCGCTGCGCGGCCGCTCGGTGGGCTGGTCGAGGCGCAGCGGCGGCACGCGCACGCTCATGCCCGGCTCCAGCCGGTCGTTCGGCTTGGCGCGCTTGCCGTCGACCCGCAATTCGCCCTTGCGGACGATGGTCTGCACGCGGGTGAAGGGCAGGAGCGGGAAGCGGGCGGTGAGGAAGCGGTCGATCCGCATCCCGGCCTCGTCCGGCTCGACGGTCAGGGTCTGCACGCCGGAGGCGAGGGTCGCGGAGGCGGCGGCGCGCTGCTCGCGCCGGGTCGGACCGGGCGCGGGGGCAGAGGCGAGGGCCGGGGAGGGGGCCGCCGAGCGCTTGGCCGGCGGCCGGCCGCCGGGCTTGCCCGCCGCGGCGTCGCGCGGTGCGGCCGCCCGTCGCGGGCGGCTTCGGCGGCCGGCCGGCGCCGGGGCCGCAGCGGCCTGCGCGCCCCAGGGATCGCGCGCGCCGGCATCCTCGCCGCGGTTGCGGGCCGCGCGCTCGGCGGCGTCGCGGGCGCTGGTGCGCGGGCCCGTGCGGGCGCGGCCGTCGGCCTGGGCCTT
The sequence above is drawn from the Methylobacterium mesophilicum SR1.6/6 genome and encodes:
- a CDS encoding HAD-IA family hydrolase — encoded protein: MRLVVFDVDGTLVDSQHLIVAAQGVAFAENGLRPPERREALSVVGLSLPQAFRRLVGEDGPIAELSESYKQAYNRLRLDPAHEEPLFPGMAELLATLHAREDVLIGLATGKSRRGVDRLIAHYGWTDWFATTQSADDAPSKPDPTMLRQAMDEAGSEPGATVMVGDTTFDIAMGVAAGATSVGVAWGYHPPEALYGAGAVTVVPSAAALEERLLGGTEVVR
- a CDS encoding alpha/beta fold hydrolase, with the protein product MNLVLLPGFMTGPELWTDMAPRLAPVGPITHGDLTQDATIHDMALRVLADAPDRFALVGFSMGGYVARAVTVHAPERVQALVLIATSARADTRAQAARKAIAVTHVREQGFGGLSRGAIVQSVHPDRAGDAALLARIRHMGDELGGEVFLRQAGEARTGDLDRLGAIRCPTLVVAAAQDALRSVDEAREIWDRIPGATLTVIDGSGHMLPLEAPDALADAIVPWLLAQASGASTIGS
- a CDS encoding RluA family pseudouridine synthase, yielding MTTRPPRSGGPTGRKPQAGKSSPSKFRGGKAQADGRARTGPRTSARDAAERAARNRGEDAGARDPWGAQAAAAPAPAGRRSRPRRAAAPRDAAAGKPGGRPPAKRSAAPSPALASAPAPGPTRREQRAAASATLASGVQTLTVEPDEAGMRIDRFLTARFPLLPFTRVQTIVRKGELRVDGKRAKPNDRLEPGMSVRVPPLRLDQPTERPRSAAREQDDAAFIRSLILYEDADMMILNKPFGLAVQGGSGTVRHVDGLLAALTGPDGQKPRLVHRLDKDTAGCLIIAKTRLAAATLAKSFRSRAARKIYWALTAGVPRVRQGRVSTYLAKEEPTDADARMRVAKHGDEGASHALTYYAMVDQAAQKLSWLSFKPVTGRTHQLRAHAAHIGHPIVGDPKYFSVENWELPGGIQNRLHLLARRIVIPHPRTGKPVDVSAPLPPHMAQSWNLLGFDAARYDPIVEAPEA